In Antennarius striatus isolate MH-2024 chromosome 10, ASM4005453v1, whole genome shotgun sequence, one DNA window encodes the following:
- the atp11c gene encoding phospholipid-transporting ATPase IG isoform X3 has product MLRRRLNRWLGGEERRVDSRTIYVGSRSASEAFIPPKFCDNRIVSSKYTVWNFLPKNLFEQFRRIANFYFLIIFLVQVIVDTPTSPVTSGLPLFFVITVTAIKQGYEDWLRHKADNEVNKYPVTVLEGGRRIRKESEKIKVGDVVEVEEDETFPCDLVLLQSSKEDGTCFVTTASLDGESNHKTHYTVPDIDEDLESLSATVECEQPQPDLYKFVGRMHIDKIQDPTVRSLGPENLLLKGATLKNTQKICGVAVYTGMETKMALNYQGKSQKRSAVEKSINAFLLVYLCILVSKALVCTTLKYVWQSNPGQDEPWYNEKTQKEKDTNFYLKMFTDFLSFMVLFNFIIPVSMYVTVEMQKFLGSYFITWDKDFFDPEIKEGALVNTSDLNEELGQVEYVFTDKTGTLTQNNMEFVECCIDGFQYKYRDANSDLDGICTTDGPVNKVRQKAGEEREELFLRALCLCHTVQVKESTEQGHSQREEDMVDGLGVDGHLVHSVQEQRGFIASSPDEVALVKGAMRYGFTFMGLESKTMKILNRNNDVETYDLLHVLHFDPVRRRMSVIVRSKSGDILLFCKGADSSIFPRVRPEEVEKIRMHVERNATEGYRTLCVAYKLLGAEEYAQADAGLREARLALQDREERLMAVYNQVETGMSLIGATAVEDRLQEEAAETMEALQGAGMKVWVLTGDKMETAKSTCYACRLFQKNTELLELTVRTLENGERRREERLYELLREYHKKAVQDAPPNKAGITRSWSSAGQDFGFIIDGATLSMVLNSSSESTSSHYKNLFLQICQNCTSVLCCRMAPLQKAQIVKMVKNSKGCPITLSIGDGANDVSMILEAHVGIGIKGKEGRQAVRNSDYAIPKLKHLKKLLLAHGHLYYVRISHLVQYFFYKNLCFILPQFLYQFFCGYSQQPLYDAAYLTMYNICFTSMPILAYSLLEQHISIEDLLDNAALYREIAKNAMLRWGPFLCWTLLGVFHGLLFFFGVRCLFSNPALQDNGQVFGNWSYGTIVFTVLVFTVTLKLALDTRHWTWINHFVIWGSLAFYVFFSFFWGGIIWPFLRQQRLYFVFANMLSSVSAWLVIILLILLSLLPEILLVVFRKPRGPHTRQMKRRLPSSGTSTIFMLSQTASTHSFSWSD; this is encoded by the exons GTAATAGTGGACACCCCCACCAGCCCAGTCACCAGTGGCCTACCCTTATTTTTTGTGATCACAGTAACTGCTATCAAACAG GGCTATGAGGACTGGCTACGGCACAAGGCAGACAACGAGGTCAATAAATACCCTGTGACGGTGCTCGAGGGCGGCAGGAGGATACGAAAGGAGAGTGAGAAGATTAAG GTTGGAGATGTTGTGGAGGTGGAAGAAGATGAGACCTTTCCCTGTGATTTAGTACTCCTTCAGTCTAGCAAAGAGGACGGCACATGTTTCGTTACCACAGCAAGTCTGGATGGAGAGTCCAACCACAAA ACACACTACACGGTACCAGACATAGACGAGGATCTGGAATCGCTCAGTGCCACTGTTGAGTGTGAACAGCCACAGCCTGACCTTTACAA GTTTGTAGGCCGCATGCACATTGACAAAATTCAGGATCCTACTGTCAG GTCTTTGGGCCCAGAAAACCTTCTGCTGAAAGGAGCAACCTTAAAGAACACTCAGAAAATCTGTG GTGTGGCAGTTTACACCGGCATGGAGACCAAGATGGCTCTCAACTACCAGGGCAAGTCTCAGAAACGTTCTGCAGTGGAAAA GTCCATCAATGCCTTTCTTCTGGTTTACCTTTGCATACTGGTGAGCAAGGCCCTAGTGTGCACTACACTGAAGTATGTGTGGCAGAGTAATCCTGGACAGGACGAGCCTTGGTACAACGAGAAAAcgcagaaagagaaagacaccAACTTT TACCTTAAGATGttcactgacttcctgtccttcaTGGTACTGTTCAACTTCATCATTCCGGTGTCCATGTATGTGACGGTTGAGATGCAGAAATTTTTGGGATCTTATTTCATCACGTGGGACAAGGACTTTTTTGACCCTGAAATTAAGGAGGGGGCGCTGGTGAACACTTCAGACCTCAATGAGGAGCTGGGACAG GTTGAGTACGTCTTCACGGACAAAACAGGCACCCTCACTCAGAACAACATGGAATTCGTAGAGTGCTGCATTGATGGCTTCCAGTACAAGTACCGGGATGCAAACTCTGATTTGGACGGAATCTGTACCACAGATGGACCTGTGAACAAAGTACGGCAGAAAGCTGGCGAG GAGAGGGAGGAGTTGTTTTTGCGCGCCCTGTGTCTCTGCCACACTGTCCAGGTGAAGGAGTCTACAGAGCAAGGCCACAGCCAAAGAGAGGAGGACATGGTGGATGGATTAGGGGTGGATGGGCATTTGGTCCATTCAGTGCAAGAGCAGAGGGGCTTTATAGCCTCTTCACCTGATGAGGTTGCTCTGGTCAAGGGTGCCATGAG GTACGGCTTCACATTTATGGGCCTCGAAAGTAAAACCATGAAAATTCTCAACAGGAACAACGATGTTGAAAC GTATGATTTACTTCACGTGCTGCACTTTGACCCTGTGAGAAGGCGAATGAGTGTAATAGTCAGGTCCAAATCAG gtgatATACTGCTCTTTTGTAAGGGAGCGGACTCCTCCATCTTCCCCCGGGTCAGGCCAGAGGAAGTGGAGAAGATTCGTATGCACGTGGAGCGAAATGCAACA GAGGGTTACCGGACACTGTGTGTGGCCTATAAATTACTCGGTGCAGAGGAGTACGCCCAGGCAGACGCAGGATTGAGGGAAGCACGACTGGCTCTGcaggacagagaggagaggcTGATGGCTGTTTACAACCAAGTGGAGACTGGCATGAGTCTGATCGGAGCCACTGCTGTGGAAGATAG GCTTCaagaggaagcagcagagacCATGGAGGCTCTACAGGGGGCAGGCATGAAGGTCTGGGTCCTAACGGGAGACAAGATGGAGACGGCCAAATCCACATGTTATGCTTGTAGACTATTCCAGAAGAATACAGAGCTGTTGGAACTGACCGTGCGCACCCTGGAGAACGGAGAGAGGAGGCGTGAGGAGCGACTGTATGAGCTCTTGCGTGAATACCACAAGAAAGCTGTACAAGATGCACCCCCAAATAAGGCCGGCATTACCAG GAGCTGGTCTTCGGCGGGTCAGGATTTTGGTTTCATCATAGATGGAGCCACTTTGTCGATGGTGCTCAACTCCTCCTCCGAGTCGACCTCGAGTCACTACAAGAACCTGTTCTTGCAGATTTGTCAGAACTGCACATCTGTTTTGTGCTGTCGCATGGCTCCTTTACAGAAAGCACAG ATAGTTAAAATGGTCAAGAATTCTAAAGGCTGTCCAATCACCCTTTCCATTGGAGATGGTGCCAATGATGTCAGCATGATTTTGGAAGCTCACGTTGGAATTG GAATTAAGGGCAAAGAGGGTCGGCAGGCGGTGAGGAACAGTGACTACGCCATCCCCAAACTCAAGCACCTCAAGAAGCTTTTATTGGCTCATGGGCATCTCTACTATGTTCGCATTTCACACCTGGTGCAATATTTCTTTTACAAG AACCTTTGCTTCATCTTACCTCAGTTTTTGTACCAGTTCTTCTGTGGCTATTCCCAGCAA CCCCTGTATGATGCAGCATATCTGACGATGTACAACATCTGCTTCACCTCTATGCCCATCCTGGCTTACAGCCTTTTGGAGCAACACATCAGCATCGAGGATCTGCTGGACAACGCCGCCCTCTACAG AGAGATAGCCAAGAACGCCATGCTGCGGTGGGGACCCTTCCTATGCTGGACATTACTTGGAGTCTTCCACGGCttgctcttcttctttggtgttCGATGTTTGTTCAGTAACCCAGCACTGCAGGATAACGGCCAG GTTTTTGGGAACTGGTCCTACGGAACTATTGTCTTCACTGTCCTCGTCTTCACCGTCACACTGAAG CTGGCTCTCGACACACGGCATTGGACGTGGATAAACCATTTTGTCATTTGGGGCTCCCTGGCTTTCTACGTGTTTTTCAGCTTCTTCTGGGGAGGAATAATATG gCCTTTCCTGAGGCAGCAACGTTTATACTTCGTGTTTGCCAACATGCTGAGCTCGGTGTCAGCCTGGCTGGTTATCATCTTGCTCATCCTACTCAGTTTACTGCCAGAAATCCTGCTTGTAGTGTTCCGCAAACCCCGCGGGCCGCACACCCGACAG ATGAAACGACGCCTTCCCTCTTCGGGGACATCCACCATCTTCATGTTGTCTCAGACCGCTAGCACTCACAGCTTCTCATGGAGTGACTGA
- the atp11c gene encoding phospholipid-transporting ATPase IG isoform X4 produces the protein MLRRRLNRWLGGEERRVDSRTIYVGSRSASEAFIPPKFCDNRIVSSKYTVWNFLPKNLFEQFRRIANFYFLIIFLVQVIVDTPTSPVTSGLPLFFVITVTAIKQGYEDWLRHKADNEVNKYPVTVLEGGRRIRKESEKIKVGDVVEVEEDETFPCDLVLLQSSKEDGTCFVTTASLDGESNHKTHYTVPDIDEDLESLSATVECEQPQPDLYKFVGRMHIDKIQDPTVRSLGPENLLLKGATLKNTQKICGVAVYTGMETKMALNYQGKSQKRSAVEKSINAFLLVYLCILVSKALVCTTLKYVWQSNPGQDEPWYNEKTQKEKDTNFYLKMFTDFLSFMVLFNFIIPVSMYVTVEMQKFLGSYFITWDKDFFDPEIKEGALVNTSDLNEELGQVEYVFTDKTGTLTQNNMEFVECCIDGFQYKYRDANSDLDGICTTDGPVNKVRQKAGEEREELFLRALCLCHTVQVKESTEQGHSQREEDMVDGLGVDGHLVHSVQEQRGFIASSPDEVALVKGAMRYGFTFMGLESKTMKILNRNNDVETYDLLHVLHFDPVRRRMSVIVRSKSGDILLFCKGADSSIFPRVRPEEVEKIRMHVERNATEGYRTLCVAYKLLGAEEYAQADAGLREARLALQDREERLMAVYNQVETGMSLIGATAVEDRLQEEAAETMEALQGAGMKVWVLTGDKMETAKSTCYACRLFQKNTELLELTVRTLENGERRREERLYELLREYHKKAVQDAPPNKAGITRSWSSAGQDFGFIIDGATLSMVLNSSSESTSSHYKNLFLQICQNCTSVLCCRMAPLQKAQIVKMVKNSKGCPITLSIGDGANDVSMILEAHVGIGIKGKEGRQAVRNSDYAIPKLKHLKKLLLAHGHLYYVRISHLVQYFFYKNLCFILPQFLYQFFCGYSQQPLYDAAYLTMYNICFTSMPILAYSLLEQHISIEDLLDNAALYREIAKNAMLRWGPFLCWTLLGVFHGLLFFFGVRCLFSNPALQDNGQVFGNWSYGTIVFTVLVFTVTLKLALDTRHWTWINHFVIWGSLAFYVFFSFFWGGIIWPFLRQQRLYFVFANMLSSVSAWLVIILLILLSLLPEILLVVFRKPRGPHTRQRSEVSLLQISRWCPSHHYPTSI, from the exons GTAATAGTGGACACCCCCACCAGCCCAGTCACCAGTGGCCTACCCTTATTTTTTGTGATCACAGTAACTGCTATCAAACAG GGCTATGAGGACTGGCTACGGCACAAGGCAGACAACGAGGTCAATAAATACCCTGTGACGGTGCTCGAGGGCGGCAGGAGGATACGAAAGGAGAGTGAGAAGATTAAG GTTGGAGATGTTGTGGAGGTGGAAGAAGATGAGACCTTTCCCTGTGATTTAGTACTCCTTCAGTCTAGCAAAGAGGACGGCACATGTTTCGTTACCACAGCAAGTCTGGATGGAGAGTCCAACCACAAA ACACACTACACGGTACCAGACATAGACGAGGATCTGGAATCGCTCAGTGCCACTGTTGAGTGTGAACAGCCACAGCCTGACCTTTACAA GTTTGTAGGCCGCATGCACATTGACAAAATTCAGGATCCTACTGTCAG GTCTTTGGGCCCAGAAAACCTTCTGCTGAAAGGAGCAACCTTAAAGAACACTCAGAAAATCTGTG GTGTGGCAGTTTACACCGGCATGGAGACCAAGATGGCTCTCAACTACCAGGGCAAGTCTCAGAAACGTTCTGCAGTGGAAAA GTCCATCAATGCCTTTCTTCTGGTTTACCTTTGCATACTGGTGAGCAAGGCCCTAGTGTGCACTACACTGAAGTATGTGTGGCAGAGTAATCCTGGACAGGACGAGCCTTGGTACAACGAGAAAAcgcagaaagagaaagacaccAACTTT TACCTTAAGATGttcactgacttcctgtccttcaTGGTACTGTTCAACTTCATCATTCCGGTGTCCATGTATGTGACGGTTGAGATGCAGAAATTTTTGGGATCTTATTTCATCACGTGGGACAAGGACTTTTTTGACCCTGAAATTAAGGAGGGGGCGCTGGTGAACACTTCAGACCTCAATGAGGAGCTGGGACAG GTTGAGTACGTCTTCACGGACAAAACAGGCACCCTCACTCAGAACAACATGGAATTCGTAGAGTGCTGCATTGATGGCTTCCAGTACAAGTACCGGGATGCAAACTCTGATTTGGACGGAATCTGTACCACAGATGGACCTGTGAACAAAGTACGGCAGAAAGCTGGCGAG GAGAGGGAGGAGTTGTTTTTGCGCGCCCTGTGTCTCTGCCACACTGTCCAGGTGAAGGAGTCTACAGAGCAAGGCCACAGCCAAAGAGAGGAGGACATGGTGGATGGATTAGGGGTGGATGGGCATTTGGTCCATTCAGTGCAAGAGCAGAGGGGCTTTATAGCCTCTTCACCTGATGAGGTTGCTCTGGTCAAGGGTGCCATGAG GTACGGCTTCACATTTATGGGCCTCGAAAGTAAAACCATGAAAATTCTCAACAGGAACAACGATGTTGAAAC GTATGATTTACTTCACGTGCTGCACTTTGACCCTGTGAGAAGGCGAATGAGTGTAATAGTCAGGTCCAAATCAG gtgatATACTGCTCTTTTGTAAGGGAGCGGACTCCTCCATCTTCCCCCGGGTCAGGCCAGAGGAAGTGGAGAAGATTCGTATGCACGTGGAGCGAAATGCAACA GAGGGTTACCGGACACTGTGTGTGGCCTATAAATTACTCGGTGCAGAGGAGTACGCCCAGGCAGACGCAGGATTGAGGGAAGCACGACTGGCTCTGcaggacagagaggagaggcTGATGGCTGTTTACAACCAAGTGGAGACTGGCATGAGTCTGATCGGAGCCACTGCTGTGGAAGATAG GCTTCaagaggaagcagcagagacCATGGAGGCTCTACAGGGGGCAGGCATGAAGGTCTGGGTCCTAACGGGAGACAAGATGGAGACGGCCAAATCCACATGTTATGCTTGTAGACTATTCCAGAAGAATACAGAGCTGTTGGAACTGACCGTGCGCACCCTGGAGAACGGAGAGAGGAGGCGTGAGGAGCGACTGTATGAGCTCTTGCGTGAATACCACAAGAAAGCTGTACAAGATGCACCCCCAAATAAGGCCGGCATTACCAG GAGCTGGTCTTCGGCGGGTCAGGATTTTGGTTTCATCATAGATGGAGCCACTTTGTCGATGGTGCTCAACTCCTCCTCCGAGTCGACCTCGAGTCACTACAAGAACCTGTTCTTGCAGATTTGTCAGAACTGCACATCTGTTTTGTGCTGTCGCATGGCTCCTTTACAGAAAGCACAG ATAGTTAAAATGGTCAAGAATTCTAAAGGCTGTCCAATCACCCTTTCCATTGGAGATGGTGCCAATGATGTCAGCATGATTTTGGAAGCTCACGTTGGAATTG GAATTAAGGGCAAAGAGGGTCGGCAGGCGGTGAGGAACAGTGACTACGCCATCCCCAAACTCAAGCACCTCAAGAAGCTTTTATTGGCTCATGGGCATCTCTACTATGTTCGCATTTCACACCTGGTGCAATATTTCTTTTACAAG AACCTTTGCTTCATCTTACCTCAGTTTTTGTACCAGTTCTTCTGTGGCTATTCCCAGCAA CCCCTGTATGATGCAGCATATCTGACGATGTACAACATCTGCTTCACCTCTATGCCCATCCTGGCTTACAGCCTTTTGGAGCAACACATCAGCATCGAGGATCTGCTGGACAACGCCGCCCTCTACAG AGAGATAGCCAAGAACGCCATGCTGCGGTGGGGACCCTTCCTATGCTGGACATTACTTGGAGTCTTCCACGGCttgctcttcttctttggtgttCGATGTTTGTTCAGTAACCCAGCACTGCAGGATAACGGCCAG GTTTTTGGGAACTGGTCCTACGGAACTATTGTCTTCACTGTCCTCGTCTTCACCGTCACACTGAAG CTGGCTCTCGACACACGGCATTGGACGTGGATAAACCATTTTGTCATTTGGGGCTCCCTGGCTTTCTACGTGTTTTTCAGCTTCTTCTGGGGAGGAATAATATG gCCTTTCCTGAGGCAGCAACGTTTATACTTCGTGTTTGCCAACATGCTGAGCTCGGTGTCAGCCTGGCTGGTTATCATCTTGCTCATCCTACTCAGTTTACTGCCAGAAATCCTGCTTGTAGTGTTCCGCAAACCCCGCGGGCCGCACACCCGACAG CGGTCAGAGGTCAGCCTGCTCCAAATATCCAG GTGGTGCCCGTCACACCACTATCCTACAAGCATCTGA
- the atp11c gene encoding phospholipid-transporting ATPase IG isoform X1: protein MLRRRLNRWLGGEERRVDSRTIYVGSRSASEAFIPPKFCDNRIVSSKYTVWNFLPKNLFEQFRRIANFYFLIIFLVQVIVDTPTSPVTSGLPLFFVITVTAIKQGYEDWLRHKADNEVNKYPVTVLEGGRRIRKESEKIKVGDVVEVEEDETFPCDLVLLQSSKEDGTCFVTTASLDGESNHKTHYTVPDIDEDLESLSATVECEQPQPDLYKFVGRMHIDKIQDPTVRSLGPENLLLKGATLKNTQKICGVAVYTGMETKMALNYQGKSQKRSAVEKSINAFLLVYLCILVSKALVCTTLKYVWQSNPGQDEPWYNEKTQKEKDTNFYLKMFTDFLSFMVLFNFIIPVSMYVTVEMQKFLGSYFITWDKDFFDPEIKEGALVNTSDLNEELGQVEYVFTDKTGTLTQNNMEFVECCIDGFQYKYRDANSDLDGICTTDGPVNKVRQKAGEEREELFLRALCLCHTVQVKESTEQGHSQREEDMVDGLGVDGHLVHSVQEQRGFIASSPDEVALVKGAMRYGFTFMGLESKTMKILNRNNDVETYDLLHVLHFDPVRRRMSVIVRSKSGDILLFCKGADSSIFPRVRPEEVEKIRMHVERNATEGYRTLCVAYKLLGAEEYAQADAGLREARLALQDREERLMAVYNQVETGMSLIGATAVEDRLQEEAAETMEALQGAGMKVWVLTGDKMETAKSTCYACRLFQKNTELLELTVRTLENGERRREERLYELLREYHKKAVQDAPPNKAGITRSWSSAGQDFGFIIDGATLSMVLNSSSESTSSHYKNLFLQICQNCTSVLCCRMAPLQKAQIVKMVKNSKGCPITLSIGDGANDVSMILEAHVGIGIKGKEGRQAVRNSDYAIPKLKHLKKLLLAHGHLYYVRISHLVQYFFYKNLCFILPQFLYQFFCGYSQQPLYDAAYLTMYNICFTSMPILAYSLLEQHISIEDLLDNAALYREIAKNAMLRWGPFLCWTLLGVFHGLLFFFGVRCLFSNPALQDNGQVFGNWSYGTIVFTVLVFTVTLKLALDTRHWTWINHFVIWGSLAFYVFFSFFWGGIIWPFLRQQRLYFVFANMLSSVSAWLVIILLILLSLLPEILLVVFRKPRGPHTRQKTPVQTVGRNQSSARPLLMRTFSDESNTVI from the exons GTAATAGTGGACACCCCCACCAGCCCAGTCACCAGTGGCCTACCCTTATTTTTTGTGATCACAGTAACTGCTATCAAACAG GGCTATGAGGACTGGCTACGGCACAAGGCAGACAACGAGGTCAATAAATACCCTGTGACGGTGCTCGAGGGCGGCAGGAGGATACGAAAGGAGAGTGAGAAGATTAAG GTTGGAGATGTTGTGGAGGTGGAAGAAGATGAGACCTTTCCCTGTGATTTAGTACTCCTTCAGTCTAGCAAAGAGGACGGCACATGTTTCGTTACCACAGCAAGTCTGGATGGAGAGTCCAACCACAAA ACACACTACACGGTACCAGACATAGACGAGGATCTGGAATCGCTCAGTGCCACTGTTGAGTGTGAACAGCCACAGCCTGACCTTTACAA GTTTGTAGGCCGCATGCACATTGACAAAATTCAGGATCCTACTGTCAG GTCTTTGGGCCCAGAAAACCTTCTGCTGAAAGGAGCAACCTTAAAGAACACTCAGAAAATCTGTG GTGTGGCAGTTTACACCGGCATGGAGACCAAGATGGCTCTCAACTACCAGGGCAAGTCTCAGAAACGTTCTGCAGTGGAAAA GTCCATCAATGCCTTTCTTCTGGTTTACCTTTGCATACTGGTGAGCAAGGCCCTAGTGTGCACTACACTGAAGTATGTGTGGCAGAGTAATCCTGGACAGGACGAGCCTTGGTACAACGAGAAAAcgcagaaagagaaagacaccAACTTT TACCTTAAGATGttcactgacttcctgtccttcaTGGTACTGTTCAACTTCATCATTCCGGTGTCCATGTATGTGACGGTTGAGATGCAGAAATTTTTGGGATCTTATTTCATCACGTGGGACAAGGACTTTTTTGACCCTGAAATTAAGGAGGGGGCGCTGGTGAACACTTCAGACCTCAATGAGGAGCTGGGACAG GTTGAGTACGTCTTCACGGACAAAACAGGCACCCTCACTCAGAACAACATGGAATTCGTAGAGTGCTGCATTGATGGCTTCCAGTACAAGTACCGGGATGCAAACTCTGATTTGGACGGAATCTGTACCACAGATGGACCTGTGAACAAAGTACGGCAGAAAGCTGGCGAG GAGAGGGAGGAGTTGTTTTTGCGCGCCCTGTGTCTCTGCCACACTGTCCAGGTGAAGGAGTCTACAGAGCAAGGCCACAGCCAAAGAGAGGAGGACATGGTGGATGGATTAGGGGTGGATGGGCATTTGGTCCATTCAGTGCAAGAGCAGAGGGGCTTTATAGCCTCTTCACCTGATGAGGTTGCTCTGGTCAAGGGTGCCATGAG GTACGGCTTCACATTTATGGGCCTCGAAAGTAAAACCATGAAAATTCTCAACAGGAACAACGATGTTGAAAC GTATGATTTACTTCACGTGCTGCACTTTGACCCTGTGAGAAGGCGAATGAGTGTAATAGTCAGGTCCAAATCAG gtgatATACTGCTCTTTTGTAAGGGAGCGGACTCCTCCATCTTCCCCCGGGTCAGGCCAGAGGAAGTGGAGAAGATTCGTATGCACGTGGAGCGAAATGCAACA GAGGGTTACCGGACACTGTGTGTGGCCTATAAATTACTCGGTGCAGAGGAGTACGCCCAGGCAGACGCAGGATTGAGGGAAGCACGACTGGCTCTGcaggacagagaggagaggcTGATGGCTGTTTACAACCAAGTGGAGACTGGCATGAGTCTGATCGGAGCCACTGCTGTGGAAGATAG GCTTCaagaggaagcagcagagacCATGGAGGCTCTACAGGGGGCAGGCATGAAGGTCTGGGTCCTAACGGGAGACAAGATGGAGACGGCCAAATCCACATGTTATGCTTGTAGACTATTCCAGAAGAATACAGAGCTGTTGGAACTGACCGTGCGCACCCTGGAGAACGGAGAGAGGAGGCGTGAGGAGCGACTGTATGAGCTCTTGCGTGAATACCACAAGAAAGCTGTACAAGATGCACCCCCAAATAAGGCCGGCATTACCAG GAGCTGGTCTTCGGCGGGTCAGGATTTTGGTTTCATCATAGATGGAGCCACTTTGTCGATGGTGCTCAACTCCTCCTCCGAGTCGACCTCGAGTCACTACAAGAACCTGTTCTTGCAGATTTGTCAGAACTGCACATCTGTTTTGTGCTGTCGCATGGCTCCTTTACAGAAAGCACAG ATAGTTAAAATGGTCAAGAATTCTAAAGGCTGTCCAATCACCCTTTCCATTGGAGATGGTGCCAATGATGTCAGCATGATTTTGGAAGCTCACGTTGGAATTG GAATTAAGGGCAAAGAGGGTCGGCAGGCGGTGAGGAACAGTGACTACGCCATCCCCAAACTCAAGCACCTCAAGAAGCTTTTATTGGCTCATGGGCATCTCTACTATGTTCGCATTTCACACCTGGTGCAATATTTCTTTTACAAG AACCTTTGCTTCATCTTACCTCAGTTTTTGTACCAGTTCTTCTGTGGCTATTCCCAGCAA CCCCTGTATGATGCAGCATATCTGACGATGTACAACATCTGCTTCACCTCTATGCCCATCCTGGCTTACAGCCTTTTGGAGCAACACATCAGCATCGAGGATCTGCTGGACAACGCCGCCCTCTACAG AGAGATAGCCAAGAACGCCATGCTGCGGTGGGGACCCTTCCTATGCTGGACATTACTTGGAGTCTTCCACGGCttgctcttcttctttggtgttCGATGTTTGTTCAGTAACCCAGCACTGCAGGATAACGGCCAG GTTTTTGGGAACTGGTCCTACGGAACTATTGTCTTCACTGTCCTCGTCTTCACCGTCACACTGAAG CTGGCTCTCGACACACGGCATTGGACGTGGATAAACCATTTTGTCATTTGGGGCTCCCTGGCTTTCTACGTGTTTTTCAGCTTCTTCTGGGGAGGAATAATATG gCCTTTCCTGAGGCAGCAACGTTTATACTTCGTGTTTGCCAACATGCTGAGCTCGGTGTCAGCCTGGCTGGTTATCATCTTGCTCATCCTACTCAGTTTACTGCCAGAAATCCTGCTTGTAGTGTTCCGCAAACCCCGCGGGCCGCACACCCGACAG AAGACTCCGGTTCAGACAGTGGGGAGAAACCAGTCTTCAGCCAGACCCCTGCTCATGAGAACATTTTCAGATGAATCCAATACTGTCATTTAA